A segment of the Georgenia sp. M64 genome:
GGTGACGACGTCGCAGCCCTCGAGGTTGAGCACCCGCACCGTGGCGGCGCTGACCCCGGGGTAGAACTCCCGCTGGACGCAGCCGAGCAGCATCCCCACGGTCATCCGGCGGGGCCCCCTGGCGGGCATGACCTCCGGGATGCGCACCTGGCGCTGCACGGGCGGGGCGATGGCCTCCATCGTGGCCAGCGTCGGGGAGATCCTCTCCAGGACCCCCGAGCCGCGAACGAGCCTGGACAGCCCGCTGCGCTGGTACAGGGCCAGCGGCCCACGCATGAGCCGGAGCCGGTCCGGCCGGGGGAACAGGGCGAAGATCGCCTCGCGGACGGCCCGCTCCCCCACCGACCGGTGCTGGGAGCCGCGCCGCTGGACCTGCTGGCGGGTGGCCTCGATGAGCTTGTCGTACTGCACGCCCGAGGGGCAGGCCGTCACGCACGCCATGCACCCGAGGCAGTTGTCGATGTGCTCGACCATCGACGGGCTCATCGGCTCGCCCTCGAGGCCCTCCTTCATGAGGTAGATGCGCCCCCGGGGGGAGTCCATCTCCTCGCCCCAGAGGTTGTAGGTGGGGCAGGCCGGCAGACAGAACCCGCAGTGCACGCAGTCGTCGATGAGCTCGCGGGCGGGCGGGTGGTGGTCGTCGAAGGCGGCGAGCCCGAGCACGTCCGGCAGCGTCGTGCCCGACTGCGCCGGCTCCGCCGAGCCCATCGTCCCCTTCGTCGCGTCGACGCTCATCAGATACCTCCCACGAACCGGCCCGGCGCGAGGTTGCGTCCGGGGTCGAGCTGCTCCTTGATGCCTCGCATGAGGCCGAGGCCGGCCACCGGTCCCCACACGTCGAGCCCGTCTCGCAGCTCGGCCGGGGCCGTGAGGACGACGACGGTTCCCTCCCGCGGGCTCGGTGCCGCGGCGCGCAGGTCCGCCAGGACCGCCGCGACGGCGTCGGGCGCGGGGGCCGTGATGCCGGCGTGGAGGACGCCGAGGGCGCTGCCGCGCAGCGCGACGGACGCACCGTGGCGCTGCTCGCTCGAGCGCGCCGCGGTGAGGAGGTCCGCGACCCCCGTGAGAGTGGCGGTGGCCTTGGCGGTGACGTCCCCGCCGGGCAGGCGCGCCCACCACGAGGGCTGCTCGCCGACGTCGCCGCCGACCAGGGAGAGGGTCTGCTCGGCCCGTGCGGTCACGGCCTCCTCGGTGCCCTCCAGGAGCACCGCGACCGTGGCCTCGTCGCTGCCCGCGGGGCGGTCGATCTCGACCGCGGCGGGGGCGAGCCGGGAGGCGACGACGGTGCGCGCCAGCTCGGCCGCCTCCGCGAGGGGGGCGCTGCGCAGGACGAACCGGCGGGCCGGTCGCACGGGGTGGAGCCGGAACGCCGCGCGCACGATGACCCCGAGGGTGCCGTAGGAGCCGGTCATGATCTTGGCCAGGTCGTACCCGGCGACGTTCTTGACCACCTTGCCGCCCGACGTCGCCACCGTGCCGTCCGCGAGGACGACCGTGGTGCCCAGCACGAGGTCGCGCAGGGCGAGACGCTGGAGCCGGCGCGGGCCCGTCGCGGCGGTCGCGAGCGCGCCGCCGATCGTCGAGCCCGCCTCGAGGCGCTCGCGCGGCACGTCCGCCACGAGCTCCTGCCCGGCGCGGCCGACCTCCTCCTGGAGGTCCTTCAGCGCCAGCCCCGCCTCGGCGACGACGACGAGGTCACCCGCCTCGTGCTCGACCAGACGGTCCAGGCCGCGGGTGTCCAGGATGAGGTCGACCCGCTCGGGCGGGACGCCCCACGTCAGCGCGGTGCCCGCCCCGCGGGCGACGGTCACCAGGCCCTGGCCGGTGGCCTCGCGCAGGAGGGCGGAGGTCGCCTCGACCGAGGTGGGCCGGGCGACGGCGGCGGCGCTGACGCCGTCGACGGTGTCGGTGTCCTGCGCGGGGCGGACCTCGCCCGCGCCGTCGAGGCTGCGGGCGAGTGCGGTGATGTCGATGCTCATCAGAAGACCTCCGCCAGTCCGGCTTCCTGCAGGGGGTGGGCGCCCTGGTGACGGCCGGGACGCTCGCCGCACAGCCGC
Coding sequences within it:
- a CDS encoding FAD-binding oxidoreductase, giving the protein MSIDITALARSLDGAGEVRPAQDTDTVDGVSAAAVARPTSVEATSALLREATGQGLVTVARGAGTALTWGVPPERVDLILDTRGLDRLVEHEAGDLVVVAEAGLALKDLQEEVGRAGQELVADVPRERLEAGSTIGGALATAATGPRRLQRLALRDLVLGTTVVLADGTVATSGGKVVKNVAGYDLAKIMTGSYGTLGVIVRAAFRLHPVRPARRFVLRSAPLAEAAELARTVVASRLAPAAVEIDRPAGSDEATVAVLLEGTEEAVTARAEQTLSLVGGDVGEQPSWWARLPGGDVTAKATATLTGVADLLTAARSSEQRHGASVALRGSALGVLHAGITAPAPDAVAAVLADLRAAAPSPREGTVVVLTAPAELRDGLDVWGPVAGLGLMRGIKEQLDPGRNLAPGRFVGGI